Proteins encoded by one window of Chrysemys picta bellii isolate R12L10 chromosome 10, ASM1138683v2, whole genome shotgun sequence:
- the VASN gene encoding vasorin, producing MDHLILWTLLLLSPAAQVQGCPSGCQCTQPQVVFCAARRSHVVPSGLPPDTAYLYAFENGITSLHDDSFRGLPALQQLDLSQNKISSLQRNVFQPLTNLVNLDLSSNQLREITNETFHGLRLLERLYLDRNRIQRIHPAALDTLENLLELKLQNNQLRSVPPLNLPKLLLLDISHNSIAIIEAGAFHTVNIESLKIAGLGLSSLDEELFQNLNNLHELDVSDNSLGRVPEVLRRLRGLTRLSLAGNTQIAQLQAEDFGELPNLQELDISNLNLNTIPQDFFSVFPRLRAITTAENPFNCLCQLSWFGRWLHTSHVTLRRSDETRCHFPPKNAAKLLQHLEYADFGCPATPTPTPTLRTTSLQPAVLLTSSGHSALELSLAASTHEPVPRQDSSTRTPHTAAQGPTSPEMQICPPRTCLNGGTCQLDAHNHLECQCPNGFSGLYCEAEIQRTTLPPITQVPTQSKQISVKQVSSTSLTVDLKNYQQAKDQLKGIRLTYRNLSGPDKRPVTLSLPTSLSEYTVRALRPNSTYRLCTGPLGEKPSEGEFCIEAHTAVQGTHQQHLPVTQSKDSNLTLMIVPALAAVLLLVIAVTAVTYYLRHRRAKAHADAGVDSSPLELEGVKTCLENRDLATHSQKLPENVAVLNGLECDVPLMHQRYPSNNNSPAVKPSYF from the coding sequence ATGGACCACCTGATCCTGTGGACACTGCTGCTTCTGTCCCCCGCAGCCCAGGTTCAGGGCTGTCCCTCAGGCTGCCAATGCACCCAGCCACAAGTTGTGTTCTGTGCGGCCCGGAGAAGCCACGTCGTCCCAAGTGGCCTGCCACCGGACACGGCCTACCTGTACGCCTTTGAGAACGGCATCACCTCGCTCCACGACGACAGCTTCCGGGGCCTCCCAGCGCTGCAGCAGCTGGACCTCTCCCAGAACAAGATTTCCAGCCTCCAGAGGAATGTCTTCCAGCCCCTCACCAACCTTGTCAACTTGGATCTGTCATCCAACCAGCTGCGTGAGATCACCAACGAAACCTTCCATGGGCTGCGCCTGCTGGAGCGCCTCTACCTGGACCGGAACCGAATCCAGCGCATCCACCCGGCTGCCTTGGACACGCTGGAGAACCTGCTGGAGCTGAAGCTCCAGAACAATCAGCTGCGTTCGGTTCCTCCACTGAACCTTCCCAAGCTCCTGCTGCTAGACATAAGCCACAACAGCATTGCCATCATCGAAGCTGGGGCCTTTCACACGGTGAACATAGAGTCTCTCAAGatcgcagggctggggctgagcagCTTGGATGAGGAGCTTTTTCAGAACTTGAACAACCTCCACGAGCTGGACGTCTCGGACAACTCGCTGGGCAGAGTCCCGGAGGTGCTCCGGCGGCTCCGGGGCCTCACCAGGCTCAGCCTGGCTGGGAACACCCAAATCGCTCAGCTGCAGGCAGAGGATTTCGGGGAGCTGCCCAACCTCCAAGAGCTGGACATCAGCAACCTCAACCTCAACACCATCCCCCAGGACTTCTTCAGCGTCTTCCCCAGGCTCCGGGCCATCACCACAGCCGAGAATCCATTCAATTGCCTCTGCCAGCTGAGCTGGTTTGGGCGCTGGCTACACACCAGCCATGTCACGCTCAGGAGGTCCGACGAGACAAGGTGCCACTTCCCTCCCAAGAACGCTGCTAAGCTCCTCCAGCACCTGGAATATGCAGACTTCGGCTGTcctgccaccccaacccccacccccaccctgagaaCCACCTCCCTGCAGCCGGCCGTGCTCCTCACCAGCAGCGGGCACTCTGCGCTGGAGCTCAGCCTTGCTGCTTCCACTCATGAGCCCGTGCCCCGGCAGGACAGCTCTACTCGCACGCCACACACGGCTGCGCAGGGGCCAACTAGCCCCGAGATGCAGATCTGCCCTCCCCGGACATGCTTAAATGGGGGCACCTGCCAGCTAGACGCGCACAACCACCTGGAGTGCCAGTGCCCCAACGGCTTCTCGGGCTTGTACTGCGAAGCCGAGATCCAGAGAACAACCCTGCCCCCTATCACCCAAGTGCCCACGCAGAGCAAGCAAATCAGCGTTAAGCAGGTCAGCAGCACCTCACTGACGGTGGACTTAAAAAACTATCAACAGGCCAAAGATCAGCTGAAGGGCATCCGCCTGACCTACCGCAACCTGTCCGGGCCCGACAAGCGGCCGGTCACGCTCAGCCTGCCGACGTCGCTCTCCGAATACACGGTACGCGCGCTGAGACCGAACTCCACCTACCGCCTCTGCACTGGGCCGCTGGGGGAGAAGCCCTCAGAAGGGGAGTTCTGCATCGAGGCCCACACTGCTGTGCAGGGGACTCACCAGCAGCACCTACCCGTCACCCAGAGCAAAGACAGCAACCTGACGCTCATGATCGTGCCAGCGCTggctgctgtgctgctgctggtgattGCTGTGACAGCAGTCACGTACTATCTCCGGCACCGACGGGCTAAGGCACATGCCGATGCCGGGGTGGACTCCAGCCCTCTGGAGCTGGAAGGGGTGAAAACGTGTCTGGAAAACAGAGACTTAGCGACCCACAGTCAAAAGCTGCCAGAGAACGTGGCGGTGCTGAATGGCTTAGAATGCGACGTCCCCCTGATGCACCAACGCTACCCCAGTAACAACAACAGCCCAGCAGTCAAGCCGTCCTATTTCTAG